Proteins from a genomic interval of Cucumis melo cultivar AY chromosome 7, USDA_Cmelo_AY_1.0, whole genome shotgun sequence:
- the LOC103494821 gene encoding cysteine-rich and transmembrane domain-containing protein WIH2-like — translation MSYYNQGQPPIGVPPPQGYPPEGYPKDAYPPPGYPPQGYPPPGAYPPQGYPPPYAPQYAQPPPQQQSSGPGCLEGCLAALCCCCLLDACF, via the exons ATGAGTTATTATAATCAAGGTCAGCCTCCGATTGGAGTTCCTCCTCCTCAAG gTTATCCACCAGAAGGTTATCCGAAGGATGCTTATCCGCCGCCTGGATATCCGCCGCAGGGGTATCCTCCTCCAGGTGCTTATCCGCCGCAGGGATATCCTCCGCCTTACGCTCCTCAATACGCTCAACCTCCTCCTCAACAGCAAAGTAGCGGTCCTGGTTGCTTGGAAGGCTG TTTGGCTGCGTTGTGCTGTTGCTGCTTGCTTGACGCCTGCTTTTGA